In Sporosarcina sp. PTS2304, a genomic segment contains:
- a CDS encoding aminotransferase class I/II-fold pyridoxal phosphate-dependent enzyme: MKFEPSKKMSIFPPAIFGDLKAAAETKRATGATIIDLSLGSPDLPPDPRVRQALSEHSALSSSYGYTLGGTNRFHEAVANYYKRRTGVTIDPQTEILQTMGSQEGLVHLPLAFCDPGDYVLTTNPAYVAYDAGIKLAGAVPYYMPLLAENGFLPNLNEVPEDIAKKAKLLIINLPGNPVPAMPNEKFFQEVVAFAKKYEIIVLHDAAYSEYYFTGDRPASFLTTPGAKEVGMEINSLSKSFSLAGARIAYFVGNAEMLHVLRELKSNLDYGTFRPIQEAAAVALDHGEEITDRLRAEFSKRHHALMDGLASLGWETTPSEGGMFVWAKYPYAMDDKEFVFEAIRQVGVVMVPGSIFGTAGEGFVRIALVQKVEHIEQAIKQLSYISLPKM; this comes from the coding sequence ATGAAATTCGAACCGTCCAAAAAAATGTCCATCTTTCCACCCGCTATTTTCGGTGACTTAAAAGCAGCCGCTGAAACAAAACGTGCAACTGGTGCTACCATCATCGATTTAAGCCTAGGCAGTCCAGATTTGCCGCCCGACCCGCGCGTACGCCAAGCCTTGTCCGAGCATAGCGCGCTATCTTCTTCCTACGGCTACACACTTGGAGGGACGAATCGATTCCATGAGGCTGTCGCAAATTACTATAAACGGCGTACAGGCGTAACGATCGATCCGCAAACAGAAATCTTGCAGACAATGGGTTCGCAGGAAGGACTCGTCCACTTGCCACTCGCATTTTGTGATCCTGGCGATTACGTTCTGACGACCAACCCGGCGTATGTCGCGTACGATGCCGGCATCAAATTAGCAGGCGCCGTCCCATACTATATGCCGTTGCTTGCAGAAAATGGCTTCCTTCCCAATCTGAATGAAGTACCGGAAGACATCGCAAAAAAAGCGAAACTACTCATTATAAACTTGCCCGGCAATCCAGTGCCTGCGATGCCGAATGAAAAATTCTTCCAAGAAGTTGTCGCATTCGCAAAAAAGTATGAAATTATCGTTCTGCACGACGCAGCCTATTCCGAATACTATTTCACCGGTGATCGGCCCGCAAGTTTCCTGACAACGCCAGGCGCAAAAGAAGTCGGTATGGAAATCAACTCTCTTTCCAAAAGCTTCAGTCTAGCAGGTGCACGAATCGCCTATTTCGTCGGCAACGCAGAAATGCTCCACGTGCTGCGTGAACTGAAATCGAACCTCGACTATGGAACATTCCGTCCGATCCAAGAAGCCGCCGCCGTTGCGCTTGATCATGGCGAAGAAATTACCGATCGCCTGCGCGCGGAGTTTTCCAAACGTCATCATGCGTTGATGGACGGACTCGCATCACTCGGCTGGGAAACAACCCCGTCCGAAGGGGGTATGTTCGTCTGGGCGAAGTATCCATACGCGATGGACGATAAAGAATTTGTCTTCGAAGCGATCAGACAAGTAGGTGTTGTCATGGTGCCGGGTAGTATTTTCGGCACAGCAGGCGAAGGATTTGTGCGAATTGCACTTGTACAGAAAGTGGAGCATATTGAACAAGCGATAAAGCAATTGTCATACATTTCATTGCCTAAGATGTAA
- a CDS encoding DUF3221 domain-containing protein: MKLWNDAVFKKSFVFLFLLCFLLVACSNEGEEAKGEMDIKGNIVEIDSSENSILVEDDQKGLTWVALHENGDIKDYEEGQEVAVWVDGGIDTSSPASTKALNIEIINPK, encoded by the coding sequence GTGAAGCTGTGGAATGACGCTGTTTTTAAAAAAAGTTTTGTTTTTCTATTCCTATTATGTTTTCTTTTAGTAGCTTGCAGTAACGAAGGTGAAGAAGCTAAAGGCGAAATGGATATAAAGGGAAATATTGTAGAAATAGATAGCTCTGAAAATAGTATCTTGGTTGAGGATGATCAAAAAGGTTTAACCTGGGTAGCACTGCATGAAAATGGAGATATCAAAGATTATGAAGAAGGACAAGAAGTTGCAGTATGGGTAGATGGTGGAATAGACACTTCTTCACCTGCTTCTACAAAAGCATTAAATATTGAAATCATAAATCCGAAATAA
- a CDS encoding Abi family protein, whose protein sequence is MTSSEIHIKEPRTYEQQLEILQERNLVIDDMDDAISFLKRVSYYRFSAYGLTLKQNDNKDLFLEGVSFFQMKMIYNFDQKLRDLLMNHLELVEIEFRSKIAYHHSHQFGALGYKYPDNFSSPVAHKRFLEELDKQINRSGKELFVLHHKSKYGGEFPFWVAIEVISFGELSKLFKNLTEEIKGEIVNDFNLSSFYAESWLHTLSYIRNVCAHYGRIYGKELAIKPKVFKSKRNKFKANRIFTAMFILAKLLHREDRLNFITTFQVLLEEYSDHIVLKELGLPDDWERLLLEH, encoded by the coding sequence TTGACCTCTTCAGAAATACATATTAAAGAACCTCGAACTTACGAACAGCAGCTCGAGATTTTGCAAGAAAGAAATCTAGTTATTGACGATATGGATGATGCCATATCTTTTTTAAAAAGAGTAAGCTATTATAGATTTTCCGCGTATGGGCTCACACTTAAGCAAAATGATAACAAGGACTTATTCCTAGAAGGAGTAAGCTTTTTTCAAATGAAGATGATTTATAATTTTGATCAAAAGCTTCGAGATCTTTTGATGAATCATCTAGAACTCGTTGAAATAGAGTTTCGATCTAAAATCGCTTACCATCATTCACATCAGTTTGGAGCATTAGGTTACAAATATCCTGATAACTTTTCTTCTCCGGTAGCTCATAAAAGATTTCTCGAAGAACTGGATAAGCAAATTAATCGATCTGGAAAAGAACTTTTTGTACTTCATCACAAATCAAAATACGGAGGAGAGTTCCCTTTCTGGGTAGCAATTGAAGTTATCTCATTTGGAGAGCTATCGAAACTATTTAAAAACCTAACTGAAGAAATTAAAGGTGAAATAGTTAATGACTTTAATCTGTCTAGTTTTTACGCTGAAAGCTGGCTTCATACTCTCTCCTACATAAGAAATGTTTGTGCACATTATGGGAGAATATACGGTAAAGAATTGGCCATTAAACCAAAGGTCTTCAAGTCAAAGAGAAATAAATTCAAAGCCAACCGTATATTTACAGCCATGTTCATCTTGGCTAAACTTTTACATCGAGAAGATCGTTTAAACTTCATTACAACATTTCAAGTTTTATTAGAGGAGTATTCAGATCACATTGTTCTTAAAGAACTTGGGTTACCCGATGATTGGGAGCGTTTGTTGCTTGAACATTAA
- a CDS encoding nucleotidyltransferase domain-containing protein — translation MLSEEIKKELVDLLNERVNPSFILLFGSHGKGTAREDSDIDLAYYAVDLLSSYERFIVAGELAQVAKREVDVVNIREVDTVFAMQIFSTGTLLSCRDENEFVKQRMKAFSMYINLNQQRAEVLQSIRERGSVFGDE, via the coding sequence ATGCTATCTGAAGAAATAAAAAAAGAACTTGTAGACTTGCTAAATGAACGAGTAAATCCGTCATTTATTTTATTATTTGGATCTCATGGAAAAGGCACTGCTAGAGAAGACAGTGATATTGATTTGGCTTATTATGCAGTTGATTTACTTTCATCATATGAACGTTTTATAGTAGCGGGTGAACTAGCACAAGTTGCTAAAAGGGAAGTCGATGTAGTCAATATTCGAGAGGTAGATACCGTATTTGCTATGCAAATTTTTTCAACGGGTACGTTACTTTCTTGCCGTGATGAAAATGAGTTTGTAAAACAGCGAATGAAGGCTTTTAGTATGTACATTAACCTTAACCAGCAACGAGCAGAAGTATTACAAAGCATTCGGGAAAGAGGGAGTGTATTCGGCGATGAATGA
- a CDS encoding DUF86 domain-containing protein has product MNDVILNKVTTIERCVNRVHEVYDQNVDNLKDFTKQDSIILNIQRACEASIDLAMHIVSEKKLGIPKASRDAFKMLQEATIIDESLAGILMNMVGFRNIAVHDYQSIDLEILEAIVEKHINDFKDYTKIVLRVL; this is encoded by the coding sequence ATGAATGATGTGATTTTAAATAAAGTGACAACCATCGAACGTTGTGTGAATCGAGTTCACGAAGTATATGATCAAAATGTAGATAATCTAAAAGATTTTACTAAGCAAGATAGCATTATTTTAAATATTCAGCGTGCATGTGAAGCTAGTATCGATTTGGCAATGCATATCGTCAGTGAAAAGAAGTTAGGCATACCAAAAGCAAGTCGTGATGCATTTAAGATGTTGCAAGAAGCTACTATTATTGATGAATCATTAGCCGGCATACTAATGAATATGGTAGGTTTTAGGAATATTGCTGTACATGATTATCAATCAATAGATTTAGAGATTTTGGAAGCAATTGTAGAAAAGCATATTAACGACTTTAAAGACTATACGAAAATCGTCTTACGTGTTCTTTAG